A stretch of Gouania willdenowi chromosome 21, fGouWil2.1, whole genome shotgun sequence DNA encodes these proteins:
- the ubxn4 gene encoding UBX domain-containing protein 4, giving the protein MLWFNGSIPDAISLAKQRNLVFVVVITGDDEQSVQLLSSWEDARVSAAAQSSCVAIKVDTKSDTCLQFSQIYPVVCVPSSFFIGESGIPLEVIAGSVSPEELMKRIQHVNQMHAAENRTVSVPPPGPVETQPSSSASLSTVASELQSESQKDKASLSSPVGEASAAEKTSSDADEENLDTRVERLTKKLEERREQKKKGEEENQIKKEMERRKVGKDMQDFKKKQEDEKTKRLLEERNREKAEEKAARERVKQQIAMDRAERAARFSKAQEEQMATKQALLQARQAEQEARKESMLRERSTIARIQFRLPDGSSITNQFSSQGRLQEAWQFAAQEVGNRYGNFTLATMFPRREFTSKDLNKTLLELELVPSASIVLLPQSSRPANAVIQSSSGGVWAVLGTLLYPLLAVWRFLSSFLFVTPPSSAATPSQGPAQQSTSYTNPTSASNKAKRESLNKQSLEDRPKEFKKDGKICRLRTQDDSEDDNNTWNGNSTQQM; this is encoded by the exons ATGCTGTGGTTTAACGGCTCTATCCCTGACGCCATTAGCCTGGCCAAGCAGCGGAACctggtttttgtcgttgtcATCACAG gGGACGATGAGCAGTCCGTCCAGCTGTTATCCAGCTGGGAGGACGCCAGAGtttcagcagcagctcagagctcATGTGTCGCCATCAAAGTGGACACGAAAAG TGACACATGTCTGCAGTTCTCACAGATCT ACCCAGTGGTTTGCGTCCCCTCCAGCTTCTTTATTGGGGAGAGTGGGATTCCTCTGGAGGTGATTGCTGGCAGTGTGTCTCctgaggagctgatgaagagaaTCCAACATGTTAATCAG ATGCATGCTGCAGAAAATAGGACCGTTTCAGTCCCCCCTCCAGGTCCTGTAGAAACACAGCCCAGTTCCAGCGCTTCCTTATCAACAGTGGCCTCTGAGCTCCAATCAGAATCACAGAAAGATAAAG CGTCCCTGTCGAGTCCTGTTGGTGAAGCTTCAGCTGCAGAAAAAACTTCGTCAGATGCAGATGAAGAGAACCTGGATACAAGAGTAGAAAG ATTGACCAAGAAACTGGAGGAAAGACGCgaacagaagaagaaaggagAAGAAGAG aatcaaataaaaaaggaaatggAACGACGGAAGGTGGGCAAAGACATGCAGGACTTCAAAAAGAAACAGGAGGATGAAAAGACCAAACGTCTCCTGGAGGAAAGGAATCGAGAGAAAGCCGAGGAGAAAGCAGCGAGAGAACGGGTCAAACAGCAGATCGCCATG GACAGAGCTGAGAGGGCTGCTCGGTTCTCTAAAGCTCAGGAGGAACAGATGGCCACCAAACAGGCTCTGCTACAGGCCCGACAGGCAGAACAGGAGGCCAGGAAGGAGTCCATGCTCAGGGAGAGGAG caccATAGCAAGGATACAGTTCCGCCTCCCAGACGGCTCGTCCATCACCAACCAGTTCTCGTCTCAGGGCCGTCTGCAGGAGGCGTGGCAGTTTGCTGCTCAG GAAGTGGGAAATCGTTACGGTAACTTCACTCTGGCCACCATGTTCCCTCGGCGAGAGTTCACCAGTAAAGACCTGAACAAGACCCTGTTGGAGCTGGAACTGGTCCCCAGTGCATCCATCGTACTTCTGCCT CAGTCGAGCCGGCCCGCTAACGCTGTGATCCAGTCCAGCTCTGGGGGTGTGTGGGCCGTTCTGGGGACGCTCCTTTACCCTCTGCTGGCCGTGTGGAGGTTTCTCAGCTCCTTCCTGTTCGTGACTCCACCCTCTTCTGCTGCCACACCCTCTCAAGGCCCCGCCCAGCAGTCCACCTCCTACACCAACCCAACGTCAGCctcaaacaaagcaaagag AGAATCGCTGAACAAGCAGAGTTTGGAAGATCGTCCCAAAGAATTCAAGAAAGACGGTAAAATCTGTCGACTGAGGACTCAGGACGACAGCGAGGACGACAACAACACCTGGAACGGGAACTCCACCCAGCAGATGTAG